Proteins encoded by one window of Perca fluviatilis chromosome 13, GENO_Pfluv_1.0, whole genome shotgun sequence:
- the LOC120571788 gene encoding toll-like receptor 13 isoform X2, producing MPAMGEIRKVLQSLDSLMHLRLNYMEKWIKKGLLATVCKIPTLEKLDLYWNKVPNISEKLVTCSQLSELDLSSTSMTELSKGSIRLMKQLSSLNLKNNFLAKVPDDIRTLSSLKILNIGVNAISELSCEDFTNTTRLRELHLHNNHIAKLDRCVFESLNDLKILDMSDNLLWTFGDAFKIGLKKLEFLDLSNNFVLLLDKGDFQSLGSLKYLDVVSKHIWSVTHKAFDGLNNLRNLSVSLPFEFENKFRGLQQLENLTIYFISDSFKGPQPNNYKALFHLKSMTFLTVICKGFPLEIPEILQAMKHLEDFTAENFFISGPDVDTFQYNRQLKSLTIRRTDLSDLDPRLFQPMPLLQVLDFSETKIKSLDFLFQADLYALRCLKLSDNEITVINETVFQFLPALTYLDVENNPFTCDCSNAGFIQWVKNNNQTQVVNAYQYTCSFPVAEQGNKLLDFDILSCWMDVSFLCFISSTCLVVFTLLASFIYHFLRWQLAYAYHLFLAFLYDSRKRKAGACHLYDAFISYNVDDEAWVYQEMLPALEGEQGWRLCLHHRDFQPGKPIVENIIDAIYGSRKTICVITRRYLQSEWCSREIQMASFRLFDEQKDVLVLLFLEEIPAHQLSPYYRMRKLVKKRTYLSWPKAGHHTGVFWQNVGRALETGDAPTETADLLTGPAGR from the exons ATGCCAGCAATGGGAG AGATCCGAAAAGTCCTGCAGAGCCTCGACTCACTGATGCATCTGAGACTGAATTATATGGAGAAGTGGATCAAAAAAGGTCTCCTAGCTACGGTTTGCAAGATACCGACACTTGAGAAGCTGGATCTGTATTGGAACAAAGTCCCCAATATAAGTGAAAAGCTTGTAACTTGCTCTCAGCTGAGTGAGCTTGATTTGTCATCTACTTCAATGACTGAACTGTCTAAAGGCTCGATTCGACTGATGAAGCAACTGAGTTCCCTAAATTTAAAGAATAACTTCCTCGCCAAGGTGCCAGATGACATTCggactctctcctctctcaagATCCTAAATATTGGTGTCAATGCTATTTCTGAGTTGAGCTGTGAGGATTTCACAAACACAACGCGCCTCAGAGAGCTTCATCTGCACAACAACCACATTGCCAAACTGGACAGATGTGTCTTTGAAAGTCTTAATGACCTGAAGATTTTAGATATGAGCGACAACCTGCTGTGGACATTCGGAGACGCCTTCAAAATAGGCCTGAAGAAGCTTGAGTTCTTGGATCTGAGCAACAACTTTGTACTTCTTCTTGATAAGGGGGATTTTCAAAGTTTAGGGTCCTTAAAATATTTGGATGTGGTGTCAAAACATATCTGGAGCGTGACACATAAGGCTTTCGATGGATTGAATAACCTGCGTAACCTAAGTGTATCTCTTCCATTtgaatttgaaaataaattcagAGGTTTACAGCAGTTGGAAAATCTTACAATTTACTTCATTAGTGACAGTTTCAAAGGTCCTCAACCAAACAATTATAAAgctttatttcatttaaaatccATGACATTTCTCACAGTAATATGCAAGGGTTTTCCCCTTGAGATACCAGAAATTCTCCAGGCTATGAAACATTTAGAAGACTTCACAGCTGAGAATTTCTTCATTTCTGGACCAGATGTGGACACTTTTCAATACAATCGCCAGCTTAAAAGTTTGACAATCAGACGGACTGATCTGTCCGACTTGGATCCTAGACTGTTTCAGCCAATGCCGCTCCTGCAGGTCCTTGATTTCTCCGAAACTAAGATAAAGTCTTTGGACTTTCTGTTCCAGGCTGATCTATATGCACTCAGATGTTTGAAACTAAGTGACAATGAGATAACTGTGATCAATGAGACGGTCTTCCAATTTCTCCCTGCACTAACATACCTCGATGTGGAAAACAACCCTTTTACTTGTGACTGCTCTAACGCCGGCTTTATCCAATGGGTGAAGAACAACAACCAAACTCAGGTTGTTAACGCCTACCAATACACATGTTCCTTCCCTGTGGCTGAACAAGGAAACAAGCTTCTGGACTTTGACATCCTGTCCTGTTGGATGGACGTTAGCTTCCTCTGCTTCATTTCCAGCACGTGCCTGGTTGTTTTTACACTCCTCGCATCCTTCATCTACCACTTTCTGAGGTGGCAGCTAGCCTATGCCTACCACCTTTTCCTGGCCTTTCTATATGACAGCAGGAAGAGAAAGGCGGGAGCTTGTCATCTGTATGACGCCTTCATCTCCTACAATGTTGACGACGAGGCCTGGGTTTACCAAGAGATGCTTCCGGCACTGGAAGGAGAGCAGGGCTGGAGACTCTGTCTGCACCACAGAGACTTCCAACCAG GGAAACCGATCGTAGAGAACATCATAGATGCCATATATGGCAGCAGGAAGACCATCTGTGTGATCACCCGGCGTTACCTGCAGAGCGAGTGGTGCTCCAGAGAGATCCAGATGGCCAG CTTCCGTCTGTTCGACGAACAGAAAGATGTGTTGGTCCTGCTGTTTCTGGAGGAGATCCCGGCCCACCAGCTGTCTCCTTACTACCGCATGAGGAAGCTGGTGAAGAAACGCACCTACCTGAGTTGGCCCAAGGCCGGCCATCACACGGGAGTCTTCTGGCAGAACGTAGGGAGAGCTCTTGAGACGGGGGACGCTCCCACCGAGACCGCTGACCTGCTCACTGGACCGGCAGGACGCTGA
- the LOC120571788 gene encoding toll-like receptor 13 isoform X1, protein MPAMGGLSLYYIKTLVVLILCLGHHLNPSLAYSLKNCCIGYSNDALADVVLHCSQHHLVSVPDDIPRDVNVLYLSINQLEQIHRDDFRDMSKLRVLSLDNNQITHVDDGSFIHLIALSRLHMAYNKLSDLTGNLFQGLFNLTMLDLSGNNIQSIHTSAFQSLSRLETVILDSNKLQKVADIQPILQLPLIQKLTITRNLFPSFQTNDLLLNEPSSLKVLDFSNDVFEKFSITTNIFPHLEMIDFSMSGQVAGWKWDIPDKTLLRNITQLYFNSPCIAFKEIRKVLQSLDSLMHLRLNYMEKWIKKGLLATVCKIPTLEKLDLYWNKVPNISEKLVTCSQLSELDLSSTSMTELSKGSIRLMKQLSSLNLKNNFLAKVPDDIRTLSSLKILNIGVNAISELSCEDFTNTTRLRELHLHNNHIAKLDRCVFESLNDLKILDMSDNLLWTFGDAFKIGLKKLEFLDLSNNFVLLLDKGDFQSLGSLKYLDVVSKHIWSVTHKAFDGLNNLRNLSVSLPFEFENKFRGLQQLENLTIYFISDSFKGPQPNNYKALFHLKSMTFLTVICKGFPLEIPEILQAMKHLEDFTAENFFISGPDVDTFQYNRQLKSLTIRRTDLSDLDPRLFQPMPLLQVLDFSETKIKSLDFLFQADLYALRCLKLSDNEITVINETVFQFLPALTYLDVENNPFTCDCSNAGFIQWVKNNNQTQVVNAYQYTCSFPVAEQGNKLLDFDILSCWMDVSFLCFISSTCLVVFTLLASFIYHFLRWQLAYAYHLFLAFLYDSRKRKAGACHLYDAFISYNVDDEAWVYQEMLPALEGEQGWRLCLHHRDFQPGKPIVENIIDAIYGSRKTICVITRRYLQSEWCSREIQMASFRLFDEQKDVLVLLFLEEIPAHQLSPYYRMRKLVKKRTYLSWPKAGHHTGVFWQNVGRALETGDAPTETADLLTGPAGR, encoded by the exons ATGCCAGCAATGGGAGGTTTGTCTTTGTACTACATAAAGACACTTGTAGTCTTAATTCTGTGTCTAGGGCATCACCTGAACCCTTCCCTGGCTTATTCTCTGAAAAACTGCTGCATCGGTTATTCTAACGACGCCTTGGCTGATGTTGTTTTGCATTGCTCGCAACATCATCTTGTATCTGTCCCTGATGACATACCCAGAGATGTGAATGTATTGTATCTCTCGATCAATCAGCTTGAACAGATACACAGGGATGATTTCCGGGACATGTCAAAGCTTAGAGTTTTGTCACTGGACAATAATCAGATTACTCACGTGGACGATGGATCTTTCATCCATTTGATTGCGTTATCAAGGCTCCACATGGCCTATAACAAACTCAGCGATCTGACAGGTAACCTCTTTCAGGGACTGTTCAACCTTACCATGCTTGATCTCTCCGGTAACAACATTCAGTCCATTCATACCTCGGCCTTTCAGTCTCTGTCCAGATTAGAAACCGTGATTTTAGACTCAAACAAGCTGCAAAAAGTCGCTGACATTCAGCCCATCCTACAACTACCACTTATACAGAAACTTACTATTACACGTAATCTATTTCCCTCATTTCAGACCAACGATCTGCTGCTGAATGAGCCCTCAAGCCTGAAGGTGTTAGATTTTTCGAATGATGTGTTTGAAAAGTTCAGCATCACAACAAACATCTTTCCTCACCTTGAGATGATAGACTTTTCTATGTCTGGCCAAGTTGCCGGCTGGAAATGGGACATTCCTGACAAGACTTTACTCAGGAACATAACTCAGCTGTATTTTAATTCCCCGTGTATTGCTTTCAAAGAGATCCGAAAAGTCCTGCAGAGCCTCGACTCACTGATGCATCTGAGACTGAATTATATGGAGAAGTGGATCAAAAAAGGTCTCCTAGCTACGGTTTGCAAGATACCGACACTTGAGAAGCTGGATCTGTATTGGAACAAAGTCCCCAATATAAGTGAAAAGCTTGTAACTTGCTCTCAGCTGAGTGAGCTTGATTTGTCATCTACTTCAATGACTGAACTGTCTAAAGGCTCGATTCGACTGATGAAGCAACTGAGTTCCCTAAATTTAAAGAATAACTTCCTCGCCAAGGTGCCAGATGACATTCggactctctcctctctcaagATCCTAAATATTGGTGTCAATGCTATTTCTGAGTTGAGCTGTGAGGATTTCACAAACACAACGCGCCTCAGAGAGCTTCATCTGCACAACAACCACATTGCCAAACTGGACAGATGTGTCTTTGAAAGTCTTAATGACCTGAAGATTTTAGATATGAGCGACAACCTGCTGTGGACATTCGGAGACGCCTTCAAAATAGGCCTGAAGAAGCTTGAGTTCTTGGATCTGAGCAACAACTTTGTACTTCTTCTTGATAAGGGGGATTTTCAAAGTTTAGGGTCCTTAAAATATTTGGATGTGGTGTCAAAACATATCTGGAGCGTGACACATAAGGCTTTCGATGGATTGAATAACCTGCGTAACCTAAGTGTATCTCTTCCATTtgaatttgaaaataaattcagAGGTTTACAGCAGTTGGAAAATCTTACAATTTACTTCATTAGTGACAGTTTCAAAGGTCCTCAACCAAACAATTATAAAgctttatttcatttaaaatccATGACATTTCTCACAGTAATATGCAAGGGTTTTCCCCTTGAGATACCAGAAATTCTCCAGGCTATGAAACATTTAGAAGACTTCACAGCTGAGAATTTCTTCATTTCTGGACCAGATGTGGACACTTTTCAATACAATCGCCAGCTTAAAAGTTTGACAATCAGACGGACTGATCTGTCCGACTTGGATCCTAGACTGTTTCAGCCAATGCCGCTCCTGCAGGTCCTTGATTTCTCCGAAACTAAGATAAAGTCTTTGGACTTTCTGTTCCAGGCTGATCTATATGCACTCAGATGTTTGAAACTAAGTGACAATGAGATAACTGTGATCAATGAGACGGTCTTCCAATTTCTCCCTGCACTAACATACCTCGATGTGGAAAACAACCCTTTTACTTGTGACTGCTCTAACGCCGGCTTTATCCAATGGGTGAAGAACAACAACCAAACTCAGGTTGTTAACGCCTACCAATACACATGTTCCTTCCCTGTGGCTGAACAAGGAAACAAGCTTCTGGACTTTGACATCCTGTCCTGTTGGATGGACGTTAGCTTCCTCTGCTTCATTTCCAGCACGTGCCTGGTTGTTTTTACACTCCTCGCATCCTTCATCTACCACTTTCTGAGGTGGCAGCTAGCCTATGCCTACCACCTTTTCCTGGCCTTTCTATATGACAGCAGGAAGAGAAAGGCGGGAGCTTGTCATCTGTATGACGCCTTCATCTCCTACAATGTTGACGACGAGGCCTGGGTTTACCAAGAGATGCTTCCGGCACTGGAAGGAGAGCAGGGCTGGAGACTCTGTCTGCACCACAGAGACTTCCAACCAG GGAAACCGATCGTAGAGAACATCATAGATGCCATATATGGCAGCAGGAAGACCATCTGTGTGATCACCCGGCGTTACCTGCAGAGCGAGTGGTGCTCCAGAGAGATCCAGATGGCCAG CTTCCGTCTGTTCGACGAACAGAAAGATGTGTTGGTCCTGCTGTTTCTGGAGGAGATCCCGGCCCACCAGCTGTCTCCTTACTACCGCATGAGGAAGCTGGTGAAGAAACGCACCTACCTGAGTTGGCCCAAGGCCGGCCATCACACGGGAGTCTTCTGGCAGAACGTAGGGAGAGCTCTTGAGACGGGGGACGCTCCCACCGAGACCGCTGACCTGCTCACTGGACCGGCAGGACGCTGA
- the LOC120571785 gene encoding toll-like receptor 13: protein MVQNFGIMPAMGGLSLYYIQKLLVLLLCLVHHLNPSLAYSLINCCIGYSNDPLADVVLDCTNHNLVTVPYDIPRDASVVYLSHNQLEQINRDDFRDLSKLRFLWLDGNQIAHVEDGSFFHLLALTRLHMANNKLTDLTGNLFQGLSNLTMLDLSGNNILSIHTLAFQSLSKLETVILDSNKLQQVADIQPILQLPLIQKLSIRGNLFHSFETKDLLLNVPSSLKVLDVSDNDKFDKFSITTQIFPHLEIIDLSGCGHVAGWQWDIPDRTLLKNITQLYFSFPYITFEGIRKVLQSLDSLMHLRLNYMDKWIKKGLLATVCKIPTLKKLDLYWNKFPNISGQLVACSQLSELDLSSTSMTELSKGSIRLMKQLRFLTLENNILTKVPDDIRSLSSLKILNIGINTICELSCEDFTNTTHLRELYLYNNHIAKLDRCVFESLNDLKVLDMSDNLLWTFGDAFKIGLKKLEFLDLSNNFVLILEKGDFQSLGSLKYLDVVSKHIGRVKRKAFDGLNNLGNLSVSLPLEFENKFRGLQQLENLTTYFIIDGFKGPQPNNYKALFHLKSMKFLTVRCKGDHTGYPFDIPAEMLQAMKHLEDFTAENFYISAPDVDTFQYNRQLKSLTIRQTDLSDLDPGLFQPMPHLQVLDFSETKIKSLDFLFQADLSALRCLKLSGNEITVINETVFQFLPALTYLDLQNNPFTCDCSNAGFIQWVKNSNQTQVVNAYQYTCSFPVAEQGNKLLDFDILSCWMDVSFLCFISSTCLVVLTLLASFFYHFLRWQLAYAYRLFLALLYDSRMRKAGARHLYDAFISYNVDDEAWVYQEMLPVLEGEQGWRLCLHHRDFQPGKPIVENITDAIYSSRKTICVITRRYLQSEWCSREIQMASFRLFDEQKDVLVLLFLEEIPAHQLSPYYRMRKLVKKRTYLSWPKAGQHTGVFWQNVGRALETGDAPTETADLLTGPAGC from the exons ATGGTCCAAAACTTTGGCATCATGCCAGCAATGGGAGGTTTGTCTTTGTACTACATACAGAAACTTCTTGTATTACTTCTGTGTCTCGTGCATCATCTGAACCCTTCCCTGGCTTATTCTCTGATAAACTGCTGCATCGGTTATTCTAACGACCCCTTGGCTGATGTTGTTTTGGATTGCACAAACCATAATCTTGTAACTGTCCCATATGACATACCCAGAGATGCAAGCGTAGTGTATCTCTCACACAATCAGCTCGAACAGATCAACAGGGACGATTTCCGGGATCTGTCAAAGCTCAGATTTTTGTGGCTGGACGGAAATCAGATTGCTCATGTGGAAGATGGATCTTTCTTCCATTTGTTGGCGTTAACAAGGCTCCACATGGCCAATAACAAACTCACCGACCTGACAGGCAACCTCTTTCAAGGACTGTCCAACCTTACCATGCTTGATCTCTCCGGTAACAACATTCTGTCCATTCATACCTTGGCCTTTCAGTCCCTATCCAAATTAGAAACAGTGATTTTAGATTCAAACAAGCTCCAACAAGTCGCTGACATTCAGCCCATCCTACAACTACCACTTATACAGAAACTGAGCATTAGAGGTAATCTATTTCACTCCTTTGAGACGAAAGATCTGCTGCTGAATGTGCCCTCAAGCCTGAAGGTGTTAGATGTTTCGGATAATGACAAGTTTGACAAGTTCAGCATCACAACACAGATCTTTCCTCACCTTGAGATAATAGACCTTTCTGGGTGTGGCCATGTTGCCGGCTGGCAATGGGACATACCTGACAGGACTTTACTCAAGAACATAACTCAGCTGTATTTTAGTTTCCCGTACATTACTTTCGAAGGGATCCGAAAAGTCCTGCAGAGCCTCGACTCACTGATGCATCTGAGACTGAATTATATGGACAAGTGGATCAAAAAAGGTCTCCTAGCTACGGTTTGCAAGATACCGACACTTAAGAAGCTGGATCTGTATTGGAACAAATTCCCCAATATAAGTGGGCAACTTGTAGCTTGCTCTCAGCTCAGTGAGCTTGATTTGTCATCTACTTCAATGACTGAACTGTCTAAAGGCTCAATTCGACTGATGAAGCAACTGAGGTTTCTAACTTTAGAGAACAACATCCTCACCAAGGTGCCCGATGACATTCGGAGTCTCTCTTCTCTCAAGATCCTAAATATTGGTATCAATACTATTTGTGAGTTGAGCTGTGAGGATTTCACAAACACAACGCACCTCAGAGAGCTTTATTTGTACAACAACCACATTGCCAAACTGGACAGATGCGTCTTCGAAAGTCTTAATGACCTGAAGGTTTTAGATATGAGCGACAACCTGCTGTGGACATTCGGAGACGCCTTTAAAATAGGTCTGAAGAAGCTTGAGTTCTTGGATCTGAGCAATAACTTTGTACTTATTCTTGAAAAGGGGGATTTTCAAAGTTTAGGGTCCTTAAAATATTTGGATGTGGTGTCAAAACATATCGGGAGGGTGAAACGTAAGGCTTTCGATGGATTGAATAACCTGGGTAACCTAAGTGTATCTCTTCCACTcgaatttgaaaataaattcagAGGTTTACAGCAGTTGGAAAATCTTACCACCTACTTTATTATTGACGGTTTCAAAGGTCCTCAACCAAACAATTATAAAgctttatttcatttaaaatccATGAAATTTCTCACAGTAAGATGCAAGGGAGATCACACTGGTTATCCCTTTGACATACCAGCAGAAATGCTCCAGGCTATGAAACATTTAGAAGACTTTACAGCTGAGAATTTCTACATTTCTGCGCCAGATGTGGACACTTTTCAATACAATCGCCAGCTCAAGAGTTTGACAATCAGACAGACTGATTTGTCAGACTTGGATCCTGGACTGTTTCAGCCAATGCCGCACCTGCAGGTTCTCGATTTCTCCGAAACTAAGATCAAGTCTTTGGATTTTCTATTCCAGGCCGATCTGTCTGCACTCAGATGTTTGAAACTAAGTGGCAATGAGATAACCGTGATCAATGAAACGGTCTTCCAATTTCTCCCTGCACTAACATACCTCGATCTGCAAAACAACCCTTTCACTTGTGACTGCTCTAACGCCGGCTTTATCCAATGGGTGAAGAACAGCAACCAAACTCAGGTTGTTAATGCCTACCAGTACACATGTTCCTTCCCTGTGGCTGAACAAGGAAACAAGCTTCTGGACTTTGACATCCTGTCCTGTTGGATGGACGTTAGCTTCCTCTGCTTCATTTCCAGCACTTGTCTGGTTGTTCTTACACTCCTCGCATCCTTCTTCTACCACTTTCTGAGGTGGCAGCTAGCCTATGCCTACCGGCTCTTCCTGGCCTTACTATATGACAGCAGGATGAGAAAGGCGGGAGCTCGTCATCTTTACGATGCCTTCATCTCCTACAATGTTGACGACGAGGCCTGGGTTTACCAAGAGATGCTTCCGGTGCTGGAAGGAGAGCAAGGCTGGAGACTCTGTCTGCACCACAGAGACTTCCAACCAG GGAAACCAATCGTAGAGAACATTACAGACGCCATATACAGCAGCAGGAAGACCATCTGTGTGATCACCCGGCGTTACCTGCAGAGCGAGTGGTGCTCCAGAGAGATCCAGATGGCCAG CTTCCGTCTGTTCGACGAGCAGAAGGACGTGTTGGTCCTGCTGTTTCTGGAGGAGATCCCGGCCCACCAGCTGTCTCCGTACTACCGCATGAGGAAGCTGGTGAAGAAACGCACCTACCTGAGTTGGCCCAAGGCCGGCCAACACACGGGAGTCTTCTGGCAGAACGTAGGGAGAGCTCTGGAGACGGGGGACGCTCCCACCGAGACCGCTGACCTGCTCACTGGACCGGCAGGATGCTGA